The nucleotide window agctagattgtaattaatttgtaacagacgcgagatggacaatcgtaacagaagtaatggaacagacatcattttggaactcataggcttgactttggcatataaatatgtttttattacatctcagaaaattaaagttatcttttaacatatcattcattaaagattacatgttttgtgacctgatggtaaaaaaagaaatggttttaggtgaataagttcatgtccccatttcagtacccataagcgtggaatcactcatatataatatttttatttatattatattttacattttatttatatataaatattttatatattatatttatatataaaatgcacACTTTTTTATTCTAGATTTCTTTTTTTATGATTTATGTATTATTGAGAAGAAGAAtttaatgttacaggaaaaaatgtttgtatctgatcaGCCTATCAACAagaaagcacttttcagattaaaaaagaatccataatgaaggctgctgggttttggtgcaaaattaagaagcgagttttataatcaaagtgtccagaagaactgtagctggttctgtaagatgttcagtaaaacctacagctcatttctttatcACACTGgacctgagatttttttttttttaaagcaaaagtttGTCTCACACctacggcagagcaatagggccagggttttatattttatttggaaacttctgagaaaaagtcgaaattttcgagaaaaaaaagtcgaaatttgagaaaaagtcgaaattttttagaaaaaaaaaagtcagaaatctgtagaaggcgggcttccatacggaagtgacgCTCACTCGCGGCCGGTggacatgaatggctgagaccagagccatggaattcagagttgtgacaaccggggtacaggaagtcggttggtgatgtgattcacgtagattcaaatacttctaggcagcggctttctgtttgctagagactaacacagaaccactacataacaagcaaaacccaatcccgaaataacatttgattaagtcgtccatttcagcagcactaaacacagtagtacaggggtgtcaaacctgatccataaagggccttgtggctgcaggttttcattccagccatgcagcagcacacctgacttggctcattcaatcaactgaactgtcttcacacagtcaaatacttgcagccacacccacccttgattaaagggtgggtgtgtcagttgattgaataagccaaatcagggtgctgctgcatggctagaATGAAaatctgcagccacacggccctttatggatcaggtttgacacccctgcagtAGTagcagactgtggcagcgggggcgtggtcaagtgctggtctctgacaggagggcggagtcagggaaggtaagtggcagaatcactacacctgatgtcaattaacgtgtttgtgtgtgtcttcccagtgaccgcgccctacttagagggagagcagaggagctcatccccgaaccagacgccggttgtgtgtgtgtgtctgtgttagtcactggatgtttcactgaaaagtgtggcaataaaagccgtggagcacagaggacggcaggacagagatcaggttcgcaaacacggcttttattgccacacttttcagtgaaacatccagtgactaacacagacacacacaactggcgtctggttcggggatgagcttctctgctctccctctttaagtagggtgtggtcactgggaagacacacacaaacacaggttaattgacgacaggtgtagtgattctgccacttaccttccctgactccgccctcctgtcacagaccagcgcttgaccacgcccccgctgccacacagactaagtctccgtcagctctggatgacctggtacttcctggtagcctaaatttgtgactattttctcgaaaattttgactttttttttttttttttgaaatttttgacttttttctcaacttttgactttttttctcgaaatgtttgactttaatctcaaattctgagtttctttctcagaaattaaaaaaaaaaaatatatatatatatatatatatatatatatatatatatatatatatatatatatatatatatatatatgtgtgtgtgtatatgtatttcttagtggcactatcgctcttccgtacacaccaaatattgactttgtctgattgatgctgtagtatagctgcccactgttgagtgtgttttcactgcttcagatgggttaaatttcacggtgtgcttgagtgtacgtgtgacaaataaaggctttttggttatataattttttttttcaaaatctgtCCATATCAATAGCAGACTTGTGGGTCAGGATATTTTTCAATGCAATGTTTAGGCTTGTATTTTGTGTCTTTGGTCTACAGGGGGCGTCCCGGCTCACCTGAGCGGCAGCACGGAATTCGGCGACAACGTCGAAGACGAATGGTTCATCGTTTATCTGCTCAaatgcatcacacgcaagttcaGCGAGCTGGCTGCCAGCATCCAGGACAACGATGGACAGTTCCTCCTGATCGAGGCAGCTGAGTACCTGCCCAAGTGGCTCGACCCCGACAGCAGCGAAAACAGGGTCAGAGATGATAAGGACTTGtaatttgctgtggtataagaagaataaaactccTCGTgtcgtgctgttacaggaaaataatcgttGTTGATTGACACTGTGTTTTTATTCCTTATACAGTATAGAAGCAGGGCCCTATCATAATTGGCAATGTACTACTACGCATTTTCGTGCTTGTTCATGCCGTTCTTCTTGCTGATTGATTCTGGCAGGTGTTCCTGTACCATGGAGAGCTGCACATTTTACCCGATCGCGTCCGTGCTGGAGACGCAGGATGGCCTCGGGACTCGGTGCCGTCAGTACGAGAGGCTCTGGAGGTGCTGCACACACACGGCGAGCGCTGCATGGCTGATCGGCGCATCCGAGCTGCAATAGAGCATCGACTGCAGGGGTGAGAATCAGGAGGAGTGGCGGGAGGGGCAACACCACTGTTTATTGGAGAAGAGGTAGAGAGTGAAGCATCGTGTGggcgtttgtttaaaaaaaaaaaaaaaaagagacgtaACAATTTTAGATGCTGTACTGTAATTCCACATATTACTGTGGATGAATTTGAGTTATGAAAGTGTGTGTTGCAGGTACCCAGGTAAAATCCAGGCCAGCCTCCATCATGCACATTGTTACGTACCTGCAGGTGTTGCTGCAGTGTTGTCACGGCGACCTGACCTCGTGGCTCCAGCCGTTTCCGCGTTTTACCTGCGTGACCCGATTGACCTTCAGGCCTGCAGAACTTTCCAGAATTTTCCCCCTGAATCCAGAGTCCTCACACTGGTAGAGcaaatatttatttttactttCGTAGTTGCTATGAGGAAATTAACGCGAGTTAATTTTATACGTTTTCAAGCTGGGTTTAATCGCTGTTTTATTTATGCTAGATAATGACCTAATCAGAGCTGACCAATCAAAACCAGCCAGTCATTCAAAATCATCAAAGTCGGCTAGTCGGAGTTGTCCAATCAAAGTCATTCAAGCTGTATAGCTCTAATAAATAGCCATAATGTTCTACAAAtttaaataatgagtaatatttaAACAGTTAGATTTATGCGCATAAAATATGTACTTGATGGTCTgtcgaaggtttttttttttaaacacatctccaattccaaaaaagttggtataCCATGTGAAACAAAattcagaatgtgaagatttcgttgaaaatagtacaaagacaatatatcaaatgctgaaactgaaattttatttattttgaaaaaatatatgctcagttTGAgtttgtcagcaacatgtttcagaaaagttgggacagggacaacaaaagactgaaagttgtgtaatgtggttttaaattattattttttaaaaataatttggttaattggcaacaggtcggtaatatgattgggtataaagagcattccagagaggcggagtctctcagaagtaaagaaggggaggggttcaccgctgtgtgaaagactgcttgggcaaacagtgcaacaattttaagaataacgttcctcaatgtaaaactgcaaagaatttgtgcatcacatcatctatggtccataatatcattaaaagattcagagaatctggagaaatctcgatatgcaagagacaaggctgaaaactgacactggatgcctgtgatcttcaggccctcaggagacactgcattaaaagcagacacgtgtctgtagtggaaatcactgtatgggctcaggaacacttcagaaaaccatcgtctgtgaaaaaacttcattactgcatccacaaatgcaagttaaaaccagatataaacaatatccagaaacaccgccaccttctctgggcccgagctcttttacgatggactgaggcgaagtggaaaattgtcccgaggtctgacgaatcaaaagtagaaattctttttagaaatcatggacaccacgtcctccaggctaaagaggagagggaccatccggcttatcagtgcacagttcaaaagcagcatctgtgatggtatgagggtgcattagtgcacatgacatgggtagcttgtacatctgggaaggcatcattaatgctgaatgatagatACACGTTtccgagcaatatgctgccatccagacacaatctttttcagggaagcccttccttctttcagcaagacaatctcaaaccgctttctgcacatgttAAAACTGCGTGGCTTcgcagtaaaagagtccaggtgctaaactggcctgcctgcagtccagacctgtctcccatttaaaacatttggcgcattatgaagcgcaaaatacaacaaagatgTGAGACCCTGAATTGTTgatcaactgaaactgtatatcaggcaagaatgggactctctctctgtctctctctcaggtgaCGTTCACTCGTTGTCTTTACGCTCAGCTGCAGCAGCAGACTTTTGTTCCTGACAGGAGGAGTGGATTTGCTCTGCCGCCTCCATCACACCCTCAGTACAAAGCCCACGAACTCGGCATGAAACTGGTAAGAGCCTCAGGGTCACATTACGAACAGATGTAgagtaagaggaataaagcacaacCGTTATTGGAAAACGATCAACTTGAGGCGTTTCTGTTGCAACCCTGGTCACTGCGGGCCACATCACACCAGCCTGTGGTggactggtgttttgtttttttcatgaaTAACATTTAATGCTCGCTCGCTCACTGCACTTCACTTGGTGAAGAATTAGTGATTGATAATTAATAACCTGGCTATACCAAGGAATTCATAGTGGATGAGTCGATGTGATTGTTTTGGATTGTAGGCACACGGTTTTGAGATCCTGTGCAGTAAAAGCGGGCGCGCAGCGACCAACCCTGAGGCTCCCGTGAACGCTCATCCGCTCTGGAGAGGTTTCCTGGACAGCCTGAAGAGGAACCATTACTTTAAGGTGAAATGAGACGAGAAACAAGTGAATCTGGATTTCCGTTTTATCACACAGTAATCACTGACGTGTGTGTGCAGGGGGAACTCGAGGGCTCGGTGCGCTACCGGGAGCTCATGAGGACAGCTGAGAGTTTCTTTAAGCAGTCGCTCTGCAGCGCAccgaggtgagtggtcatgtgacTTGATTTCATTCACTGCACTTCATTTGGTGTTTGTTTTTCCACCAGTATTGAACAAATCCATGATCCATGCACCGGTTTCAGCAGCGCTTCCATTAACAAGTGAGCCATGCTGTAAATGGGTAACCATGGTTACCAAGGTATGAAGGCTGCATGTGAGTAGAGCTAGAAATAATAATATATATTCACTGCTTGAGTGTAATTGTTATAGTTGTAAATCTAAGAACCACCATtttgtaggaaaaaaaaatacagaatatggaggggattttttttttttttttataaatttgtCATCCTTGGACATTTTATGACTAATTCTACACGTTTATTCCAAATTAAAtgtatatggagcacttgcatgtgacgtcacagccgatccagattgtgacagacgccatcttgtcggtcaaacgccatatttctgccttctacttctggttctacttctgcttttacttctaccttttcttctggaaaaccctactatatacaattctactacaacggctgcggctacaagctctccctacctgtgcacgtttatgttttttgtgtgtattttcgcgtgttgttcgtctgtaccggacttcaatatccactacaaccgtatggacttactggacattggtttccagcagaaaatgacggtttgtagcgatttccatcgcatgcacaacattccggacgagaaaaaaaaaaaacattccggacgagatagcgagaccagcggggtctccgtggattgttatcggaagcaaagcgaaggaggcagcgccgggagcggaagcaaaagcgaggctgcagagccggcctgttgactaagctcagaaaacagctactcaaatctccactgccaagcctctacctctccaacgccagatccatgtaaacaagacggacaagctggaattaccttattctattctataatcggctggtcagtgctatactcaatacttaggtgacttacccatccaatgaggattcttgtttacaagatgccacatctgagtcgctgacaaatcctgaatttctggagagataactgtccagagatttataagcacgcagtgcttcaccactgaacagcgagggaaagttgatgaggtaattatacacgtctgggtattccgctggcagttcaaaatccggtcgtgaaaactccgtccggaaagccataagggtcacaaatctgtagatcgtttattttagacatatatctagttatctgttcattagaaaaatgagccgtgtagtccgtcggttgaaattgattcaTTCTGCACACGAgtacagcagtattcagcggtgtttttgaccgacaagatggcagttgtgtactttccggtcacgtgactgcaagatctctattattTTCCGtcaattctttattttaattacttataggtttttatttttttaaaagaatttCTGACCTTTTTTCCTGTTTTTATTATTTCTTGTGGTAGTTGCGCGCATGGTCCAGGTGAGGTGGTGTTACAGGTCTTAGAAAGCGCCCCCTACAGTCTGGAGGACCTGAGGGCACAAGAAGCTCACCTTCCACCAGAGGACAGTACGTTCCTCTTTTGGTCTTCATGCGTATCTCCTTCTGTATTTTTGTCAGTTGCATCAGatcacagtgcctctggagttgaGCCTGTCGgtgtattaaatatagaaaaaaataaaatatctgccacttttttttttttttttaaatttagtaaCTAGTTTATTATACTTGTCTCTCTGCTGCCCCTACAGGTGACGACTGGTTAAACATCACCCCAGATGAGCTAGAGAGGTTGTTAGAGGAAAGAGGGGGTCAGAGGTCAAGTAAGGATCGAGGAGTCACGTGCAGAGCAGGAAGCGGCGAGGATGAGGAGAAGCAGCAGGAGGAAGAGGCCGGATACACTCTAGTGGCCGTGACTCGGGGGATGAAGGACTTTATAAACGCCATGTCCTCACACGAAGGAGCAGAATTCCCACGGTATCCTCATCGTTCATTAAATCTGAGAGGAAATGGATTTATATTTACCTTTTGAATTAGGGCAGAGTGCAATCTTTTCTGGGGGGAAGCAGCCTGCAGTGcatataaaaatatttttaaaaaggttTTTGTTAAATAATTTTCACATGTTCATTTAAAAATAGTTTTTGGTATTGTTTCACTTgcataaaaaaaaatgtgaaatttACTTCATTaaaattttttaatttgtttaagtATTTGCCAATAATTTGAGTTTGGATAAAATTGAACAGCTAATAATTTTAAACGGATTTTAATTGTGATTTTCTCAAACGGCAGGATATATTAAAATAGGAATAGAAATActacaaaatatgaaattttTATATTTGTTAAAAGGAGGgccacattttttttaattttatgttaTTGCTAataggtgtcttttttttttttttttttttttttttaatcagcataatcgtcattcatatatatatatatatatatatatatatatatatatatatatatatatatatatatatatattcaccctCCCAATAtgatttattctcatctcattatctctagccgctttatcctgttctacagggtcgcaggcaagctggagtctatcccagctgactacgggtgaaaggcggggtacaccctggacaagtcgccaggtcatcacagggctgacacatagacacagacaaccattcacattcacatctacgctcaatttagagttaccagttaacctaacctgcatgtctttggactgtgggggaaaccggagcacccggaggaaacccacacggacacggggagaacatgcaaacgctgcacagaaaggccctcgccggccacggggctcgaacccggaccttcttgctgtgaggcgacagcgctaaccactacaccaccgtgccgccctctgattTATTCTAATAAATACAACTTTTATTATAATGTCACACTTTACATTTAATTTCTGATTGAATTAAATCAAAATTTAATGATTTAAATGTTgtgacacattttttttttttaagatattttttgggcttttttcacctttattggataggacagtgtagagacaggaaatgagcgggagagagagacggggagggatcgggaaatgacttcgggccggaatcgaacctgggtccccggatttatggtatggcgccttatccacctgagccacaacgcccccatgACACATTCTTGTTGTGGTTGCTCGACAGCTACCAGTTTAGCATCTCACGCACATCACGTTTCCATCAGACAGTATCATGTGATTTTTGACGGTGTGGTGTGAAAGGACCTGCACTCTTTTTGGGTTTCAGGTCGTGTTTGTCAGAGCCGTTCAGTTTTGACCCTGATACAGTGACTGGTGCTCTGGACAGACTGCTTGGTGAGTTcatgtttacaaaattttatGTAAAGTGCTTGATGTAACTGTAATAAAGTAACAAAATGATTTCTCGCTGAGTCTCGTCGAGTGGTGACATTTGTTCCATTAAAatagtgtgtgttttatttatttatttaaattggtGTCAGGTGGTCAAGATGAGCAGCTGGACTCTGAtgattttgatgatgatgatgatgatgatgatgaaggatgTGAAGAACAGACAGGACCAGAGACGTTGGACGATATGAGGAGATACATGGACGAGATGGACCAGGAGCTTCAAACCACGAACGTTGGACAGAGTTTCACGTACAAAAGCAAAGTGAGCACTaactgcttttttatttttttttttaaaacagattcAGCAACATTAAACACATTAACTAAATCAATCACCTCTTCCCAAGTTAATTTGTTTTCCTCACAACACAATAACTTTGATTTAAAGGgcattgaacatgctttctataaATGATATTTACTTGATCGAGACTGGGAGACAGTAAAATACAGAGCGGCAGACAGAAACGGACAGCGAGAATTTGCCACTGATTCcactttttacaaccccgattccaaaaaagttgggacaaagtacaaattgtaaataaaaacagaatgcaatgatgtggacgtttcaaaattccatattttattcagaatagaatatagatgacatatcaaatgtttaaactgagaaaatgtatcattgaaagagaaattagagtttttttatttttattttaaatttcatgacaacacatctcaaaaaagttgggacaaggccatgtttcccactgtgagacatccccttttctctttacaacagtctgtaaacgtctggggactgaggagacaagttgctcaagtttagggataggaatgttaacccattcttgtctaatgtaggattctagttgctcaactgtcttaggtcttttttgtcgtatcttccgttttatgatgcgctaaatgttttctatgggtgaaagatctggactgcaggctggccagttcagtacccggacccttcttctacgcagccatgatgctgtaattgatgcagtatgtggtttggcattgtcatgttggaaaatgcaaggtcttccctgaaagagacgtcgtctggatgggagcatatgttgctctagaacctggatatacctttcagcattgatggtgtctttccagatgtgtaagctgcccatgccacacacactaatgcaaccccataccatcagagatgcaggcttctgaactgagcgctgataacaacttgggtcgtccttctcctctttagtccgaatgacacggcgtccctgatttccataaagaacttcaaattttgattcgtctgaccacagaacagtttcccactttgccacagtccattttaaatgagccttggcccagagaagacgtctgcgcttctggatcatgtttagatacggctgcttctttgaactatagagttttagctggcaacggcagatggcacggtgaattgtgttcacagataatgttctctggaaatattcctgagcccattttgtgatttccaatacagaagcatgcctgtgtgtgacgcagtgccgtctaagggcccgaagatcacgggcacccagtatggttttccggccttgacccttacgcacagagattcttccagattctctgaatcttttgatgatattatgcactgtagatgatgatatgttcaaactctttgcaattttacactgtcgaactcctttctgatattgctccactatttgtcggcgcagaattagggggattggtgatcctcttcccatctttacttctgagagccgctgccactccaagatgctctttttatacccagtcatgttaatgacctattgccaattgacctaatgagttgcaatttggtcctccagctgttccttttttgtacctttaacttttccagcctcttattgcccctgtcccaacttttttgagatgtgttgctgtcatgaaatttcaaatgagccaatatttggcatgaaatttcaaaatgtctcactttcgacatttgatatgttgtctatgttctattgtgaatacaatatcagtttttgagatttgtaaattattgcattccgtttttatttacaatttgtactttgtcccaacttttttggaatcggggttgtaatttgacactttttgtccatttataaatacatttaatgttgtgaaccTTCCATGAAACAAATGGGAATTGAAagtcaataaaaaataaaacaaatttgtaAAGGAGTTGTTTGTAACTTGTTCGATATCCATTTTCAACCTTTCAGCAAATTCACACTTATTTATCTGCTGTCCAGCAGGGCGGCGATATCACCGCAGACGCAGCAGGAACATCGGTGCAGACAGAAGACGACCTCCAGCCATTAGACATCGATGTAAACCTGGTCACCAATTTGCTCGAGTCCCTGTCCTCTCAGGCCGGTCTCGCCGGACCTGCTTCAAACCTGTTGCACAGCCTCGGCCTGCACCTGCCCCCTAACGCTGATCCGTCCTGAGGACACGCTCTACTGAAGTGCCTCAATAGCACTAACatggacagatagatagatattgcACACGCCTTTTTCCAAGGAAATTCCAAATGTGTGTTAAACACTGTATATTTGTGTTTTTTGGATAAGATGTTAAATAAAATCAGTTTTGTAAAGAAATTGTGTTGGTTTGTATAAATCAGAAAGCGACACAACAGGACCAGCTTGTTTTCTTTTCTTCCCTCTCTCCACTTCTTGATTTTAGTGTTTTATATTAACAAAATTAACAGAAATTCCTCAAACCCCGGTCAATCATTTGTGATTTTATCTTGTCTGTTTACctcagataaatccagtgacttggCTGCAGACTTGTTAGGTTACATATCACCTCCTATTGATGTTTCTTTGACTCCTTCCTGCTTCAATTCAGTAACAAACACCAAATTAATAAAATACTGTCGCTCGTGTATCAGGTATGGACTACACtaaacgtacactaccgttcaaaagtttggggtcacccagacagttttgtgttttccatgaaaagtcacacttttatttaccaccataagttgtaaaatgaatagaaaatatagtcaagacatttttctggccattttgagcgtttaatcgaccccacaaatgtgatgctccagaaactcaatctgctcaaaggaaggtcagttttatagcttctctaaagagctcaactgttttcagctgtgctaacatgattgtacaagggttttctaatcatccattagccttctgaggcaatgagcaaacacattgtaccattagaacactggagtgagagttgctggaaatgggcctctatacacctatggagatattgcaccaaaaaccacacatttgcagctagaatagtcatttaccacattagcaatgtatagagtggatttctgattagtttaaagtgatcttcattgaaaagaacagtgcttttctttcaaaaataaggacatttcaaagtgaccccaaacttttgaacggtagtgtagtttatTAGGATTGTCTGTTTTCCCAAGCTCTCTGTCCATTTTGTTGAGCTTGTGACCAGTATAACTTCAGattacattatctcatctcatctcattatctctagccgctttatcctgttctacagggttgcaggcaagctgaagcctatcccagctgactacgggcgaaaggcggggtacaccctggacaagtcgccaggtcatcgcagggctgacacatagacacagacaaccattcacactcacattcacacctacgctcaatttagagtcaccagttaacctaacctgcatgtctttggactgtgggggaaaccggagcacccggaggaaacccacgcggacacggggtttcgagccccgtggccctcGAGCCAGCCACGGCcagcctcgccggccacggggctcgaacccggaccttcttgctgtgaggcgacagcgctaaccactacaccactgtgccgcccccagattacattatattaatggcatttagcagatgctcttagccAGAGCGACatccaacatacccagagcagttgggggttaggtaccttgctcaagcgcacttcagccattcctgctggtccagggaattgaatcggcaaccttttggtccgaaAGTTGTTTCTCTAaccgttaggccatggcttcagccAAGATTCTCGTTCTTGGCTGATGGGAGTGGAGCCTGCTGCCCATCCACCTGAAAGCATgatgcgtgtgtttgtgtgttcggagatgcttttctgtttatTATGGTTGTAAAGAATGGTGATTTGAGATCCTGTAGCTTTCCTGTTAACTTTTAAGTCACTGAGATCATTTATTCTGTCTTCTGATGTCCTAGGATTTAGCCAAGGGGAAATTGATGAATAGAATGTCCAAATGTCTGTGACTAGACTTGATGCTTGAGCGTCCTCTCTGATTGTTGCCGTTGTGCTATAATAACTTAATAAGCGGCATTATGAGTCCTCTGGTGGAGTGTAGCAAAGCTGCAAGGAGTGGCGAGTACCTCAGTGCGATTACGTCCACGAGGAAAATCTGTACAGCGCCCAGGAGCAGTATGGCTACCATGTATCCCAGGAAGAGCAGAACATGCCAGTTGCCATGCGTGATCGCTCGTGGAGTGTCTGGATGCATCACACACAACAGAAC belongs to Neoarius graeffei isolate fNeoGra1 chromosome 11, fNeoGra1.pri, whole genome shotgun sequence and includes:
- the ecd gene encoding protein ecdysoneless homolog isoform X2, whose protein sequence is MEFLKRPAVLEDAVQYRLFVLHPDLLDAQEKQRLLEDVLAEVAALLVGYIWQKQPFNLSFHPEKGGVPAHLSGSTEFGDNVEDEWFIVYLLKCITRKFSELAASIQDNDGQFLLIEAAEYLPKWLDPDSSENRVFLYHGELHILPDRVRAGDAGWPRDSVPSVREALEVLHTHGERCMADRRIRAAIEHRLQGYPGKIQASLHHAHCYVPAGVAAVLSRRPDLVAPAVSAFYLRDPIDLQACRTFQNFPPESRVLTLVTFTRCLYAQLQQQTFVPDRRSGFALPPPSHPQYKAHELGMKLAHGFEILCSKSGRAATNPEAPVNAHPLWRGFLDSLKRNHYFKGELEGSVRYRELMRTAESFFKQSLCSAPSCAHGPGEVVLQVLESAPYSLEDLRAQEAHLPPEDSDDWLNITPDELERLLEERGGQRSSKDRGVTCRAGSGEDEEKQQEEEAGYTLVAVTRGMKDFINAMSSHEGAEFPRSCLSEPFSFDPDTVTGALDRLLGGQDEQLDSDDFDDDDDDDDEGCEEQTGPETLDDMRRYMDEMDQELQTTNVGQSFTYKSKGGDITADAAGTSVQTEDDLQPLDIDVNLVTNLLESLSSQAGLAGPASNLLHSLGLHLPPNADPS
- the ecd gene encoding protein ecdysoneless homolog isoform X1 — its product is MEFLKRPAVLEDAVQYRLFVLHPDLLDAQEKQRLLEDVLAEVAALLVGYIWQKQPFNLSFHPEKGGVPAHLSGSTEFGDNVEDEWFIVYLLKCITRKFSELAASIQDNDGQFLLIEAAEYLPKWLDPDSSENRVFLYHGELHILPDRVRAGDAGWPRDSVPSVREALEVLHTHGERCMADRRIRAAIEHRLQGYPGKIQASLHHAHCYVPAGVAAVLSRRPDLVAPAVSAFYLRDPIDLQACRTFQNFPPESRVLTLVTFTRCLYAQLQQQTFVPDRRSGFALPPPSHPQYKAHELGMKLAHGFEILCSKSGRAATNPEAPVNAHPLWRGFLDSLKRNHYFKGELEGSVRYRELMRTAESFFKQSLCSAPSCAHGPGEVVLQVLESAPYSLEDLRAQEAHLPPEDSDDWLNITPDELERLLEERGGQRSSKDRGVTCRAGSGEDEEKQQEEEAGYTLVAVTRGMKDFINAMSSHEGAEFPRSCLSEPFSFDPDTVTGALDRLLGGQDEQLDSDDFDDDDDDDDEGCEEQTGPETLDDMRRYMDEMDQELQTTNVGQSFTYKSKQGGDITADAAGTSVQTEDDLQPLDIDVNLVTNLLESLSSQAGLAGPASNLLHSLGLHLPPNADPS